CTGTCTTAGAAGAGCACGGCTATATCTTTCATCCTCATCCCTCAGCTGGGCGGATGCCTTCGGCGCGGGGGTATCGCTATTTCGTTGAGACACTTATGGGAGAAAGCGATTTAGATCCGGAGCAAAAACGGACTATACGCCATCAATTTCATCAGATAGAGGCTGACATCGACGAGTGGATGCAACTGGCCGCCGCGGTTATAGCCAACATCGTCAAAAATGCTGCTTTAGTGACGCCCCCTACAGCAGCGGCGTGTCGCTTGAAGTATCTTGATCTTGTTCAGCTGCACGAGATGCTGGTGCTGATGATTGTCGCCTTATATGAGGGTATCATTAAACAACATATTCTGAGTATCCCGGAGCCGACCGAAGCGGACGAGCTAACCATGGTATCCCGTAAGCTGACCTCCTGTTTTCAAGGGCTCAAGGCAGGACAGATCGAGGCTATGGTAGTTAACCTATCACCCTTAGGGAAATGTGTCAGAGAGGCGCTGATCAGGATAATGGGTCAGGTGGATAGGCAAAGATTCCGCTATATCCACTACGATGGCTTGGCTCATACGCTCAACCAACCCGAGTTCTCGCGTGTGGAGAAAATGCGCGCCTTGGTGCGGCTTATCGAAGAAAGATCGGCCTTTGCCGGCGTTATCCGAAGAGTGTTAGATACCCCGAATGTGCAGCTCTTCATCGGTGAGGAGAATGAGCTGAGTGATTTGTGGGAATGTAGCCTTGTAATGACCAGATATGGTCTTGAGGGTGGAGATATGGGCACCTTGGGTGTGCTCGGCCCGATAAGGATGGATTATGGACGAACCATTTCAGCAGTCCGGTTCTTGTCCACAGTAATGAACGAGCTGCTGAATGAGGTATACGGTTAGAGTTTAACTAGCAATTGCAGGGAGGAAAGATATTATGGCCAAGGTATTAGGCATTGATTTAGGGACGACGAACTCGTGTATGGCGGTGATAGAGGTGGGGGAGCCGCTGGTGCTGGAGAATGCGGAGGGGGGGAGGATCACCCCCTC
Above is a genomic segment from Chloroflexota bacterium containing:
- a CDS encoding Hsp70 family protein, with the protein product MAKVLGIDLGTTNSCMAVIEVGEPLVLENAEGGRITPS
- the hrcA gene encoding heat-inducible transcriptional repressor HrcA, coding for MMGQIDQRQRAILRMIVEEYTVTAMPVGSEVIAQKGGLGVSPATVRNEMSVLEEHGYIFHPHPSAGRMPSARGYRYFVETLMGESDLDPEQKRTIRHQFHQIEADIDEWMQLAAAVIANIVKNAALVTPPTAAACRLKYLDLVQLHEMLVLMIVALYEGIIKQHILSIPEPTEADELTMVSRKLTSCFQGLKAGQIEAMVVNLSPLGKCVREALIRIMGQVDRQRFRYIHYDGLAHTLNQPEFSRVEKMRALVRLIEERSAFAGVIRRVLDTPNVQLFIGEENELSDLWECSLVMTRYGLEGGDMGTLGVLGPIRMDYGRTISAVRFLSTVMNELLNEVYG